ATAATAAATAAAAAGGAATATTAAGCAAGAGGTTTTTTAAACAATAATTCTATTACTTTGATAAGCAACGCCTTAATAGCATCCTTGACAAACAGAATCTATATTGTATAATTCCACTAAGATAGATAAAAACTTTTAATTCAAATAAAAACTGCGCCCGTAGCTCAACTGGATAGAGTAGCGGACTTCGGATCCGCTGGTTGAAGGTTCGAATCCTTCCGGGCGTGGAAAGATTAAGGAGGATAAATGGAAGAAATAATCGTTGATATTAAGGCAAGAGAAATCTTGGATTCAAGAGGAAATCCCACGATAGAAGCAGAATGTATATTAGAATCAGGAGTAATTGGAAGAGCAGCCGTCCCTTCAGGAGCCTCTACAGGAACAAGAGAAGCTCTTGAGCTTAGAGACGGAGATAAAAAAAGATATAATGGAAAGGGAGTTCTTAATGCAGTAAATAATGTCAATAACATTATAGGACAAGAAATTACAGGCAAAAATTGTTTTGATCAAAGACTGATTGACATGGAAATGTGCAAGTTAGATGGAACAGAGAATAAAAGTAAACTTGGAGCTAATGCTATTCTTGCTGTTTCAATGGCAGTAGCAAGGGCCGCAAGCAATTTCTTAGATATGCCCCTTTACCGTTATCTTGGAGGGACAAATGCTTGTGAACTCCCTACTCCTTTCTGTAATATATTAAATGGTGGTAAACATGCAGATAATAATCTTGATATTCAAGAATTTATGATAGTTCCAGGAAACTTTCCTAATTTTAAAGAGGCAATTAGAGCGGCTTGTGAGGTTTTTCATTCTCTAAAAAAGATTCTCTCCGAAAAAGGGTATGTAACAAGTGTAGGAGATGAAGGAGGTTTTGCTCCTAACCTCTCTACCAATGAAGAAGCAATAGAGTTAATACTTAAAGCTATTGAGAAAGCTGGATATAGGATAGGAGAAGAAATTGCAATAGCTTTGGATTCAGCAGCTTCTGAATTTTATGAGGGTGGACTTTATAATTTCGAAGGGAAAAAATTGTCCTCTGACGAAATGATATCTATCTATAGAAACTGGGTAGAGAAATATCCAATTATTTCAATAGAAGACGGTCTTGCTGAAGCTGATTGGGAAGGCTGGGAAAAATTAACTAAAGAATTGGGAAATAAGATTCAAATTGTAGGAGATGACATTTTTGTAACAAATACCTCTATAATAAAAAAAGGTATGGAAAGGAATATAAGTAATGCGGTCTTAATAAAACTTAATCAAATTGGGACTGTTACAGAAACAATTGAGGCAATTCAACTTACAAAAGATAATGGTTGGAAAGCCCTTGTTTCTCACCGTTCAGGAGAAACAGCAGACACATTCATTGCTCATCTTGCGGTTG
This window of the candidate division WOR-3 bacterium genome carries:
- the eno gene encoding phosphopyruvate hydratase is translated as MEEIIVDIKAREILDSRGNPTIEAECILESGVIGRAAVPSGASTGTREALELRDGDKKRYNGKGVLNAVNNVNNIIGQEITGKNCFDQRLIDMEMCKLDGTENKSKLGANAILAVSMAVARAASNFLDMPLYRYLGGTNACELPTPFCNILNGGKHADNNLDIQEFMIVPGNFPNFKEAIRAACEVFHSLKKILSEKGYVTSVGDEGGFAPNLSTNEEAIELILKAIEKAGYRIGEEIAIALDSAASEFYEGGLYNFEGKKLSSDEMISIYRNWVEKYPIISIEDGLAEADWEGWEKLTKELGNKIQIVGDDIFVTNTSIIKKGMERNISNAVLIKLNQIGTVTETIEAIQLTKDNGWKALVSHRSGETADTFIAHLAVGLNTGQIKTGSLSRSERLEKYNELLRIEEELGNAAKFKRFF